Proteins from one Sarcophilus harrisii chromosome 2, mSarHar1.11, whole genome shotgun sequence genomic window:
- the ABHD4 gene encoding (Lyso)-N-acylphosphatidylethanolamine lipase isoform X2 yields MADDLEQQPQGWLSSWLPTWCPTSMSQLKNVEARILQCLQNKFLARYVSLPNHNKIWTVTVSPELEDRTPLVMVHGFGGGVGLWILNMDSLSTRRTVHTFDLLGFGRSSRPIFPRDAQGAEDEFVTSIETWRETMGIPNMILLGHSLGGFLATSYSIKYPERVKHLILVDPWGFPLRPTDPSEIRAPPTWVKALVSVLGRSNPLAVLRVAGPWGPGLIQRFRPDFKRKFADFFDDDTISEYIYHCNAQNPSGETAFKAMMESFGWARRPMLERIHLIRKDVPITMIYGANTWIDTSTGEKVKLRRPGSYVRDVEIEGASHHVYADQPHIFNSVVEEICESVD; encoded by the exons GCCTCAGGGCTGGCTGAGTAGCTGGCTACCTACCTGGTGTCCAACTTCGATGTCTCAGCTGAAGAATGTGGAAGCCAGGATCCTACAGT GTCTCCAGAATAAGTTCTTGGCCCGTTATGTGTCCCTCCCAAATCATAACAAGATCTGGACCGTTACAGTGAGCCCAGAGTTGGAGGATCGCACGCCCTTGGTGATGGTGCATGGTTTTGGGGGTGGCGTGGGTCTCTGGATCTTAAACATGGATTCACTGAGTACTCGACGTACAGTGCACACCTTCGACCTGCTGGGCTTTGGGAGAAGTTCACGGCCAATATTTCCCCGTGATGCCCAAGGTGCTGAGGATGAGTTTGTGACCTCTATAGAGACCTGGCGAGAGACCATGGGTATCCCCAACATGATTCTCCTAGGACACAGCTTAGGAGGATTCCTCGCCACATCTTACTCTATCAAATATCCTGAAAG AGTCAAGCATCTCATCTTAGTGGACCCCTGGGGTTTCCCCCTCCGACCTACCGACCCCAGTGAAATCCGGGCACCTCCAACCTGGGTTAAGGCTCTCGTCTCTGTCCTGGGACGTTCTAATCCTTTAGCTGTCTTGAGAGTGGCTGGACCCTGGG GGCCTGGCCTAATACAACGATTTCGTCCTGATTTTAAACGAAAATTTGCTGATTTCTTTGATGATGACACAATATCAGAGTATATCTACCACTGTAATGCCCAGAATCCTAG TGGGGAAACAGCATTCAAGGCCATGATGGAGTCCTTTGGCTGGGCCCGGCGCCCCATGCTAGAGCGAATCCACCTAATTCGGAAAGATGTGCCCATCACCATGATTTATGGAGCTAATACCTGGATAGACACCAGCACTGGAGAGAAAGTAAAACTTAGGAGGCCAGGCTCCTATGTCCGAGATGTG GAGATTGAGGGTGCCTCACACCATGTCTATGCAGACCAACCACACATCTTCAATTCTGTGGTGGAAGAGATCTGTGAATCTGTGGACTGA
- the ABHD4 gene encoding (Lyso)-N-acylphosphatidylethanolamine lipase isoform X1, with amino-acid sequence MSQLKNVEARILQCLQNKFLARYVSLPNHNKIWTVTVSPELEDRTPLVMVHGFGGGVGLWILNMDSLSTRRTVHTFDLLGFGRSSRPIFPRDAQGAEDEFVTSIETWRETMGIPNMILLGHSLGGFLATSYSIKYPERVKHLILVDPWGFPLRPTDPSEIRAPPTWVKALVSVLGRSNPLAVLRVAGPWGPGLIQRFRPDFKRKFADFFDDDTISEYIYHCNAQNPSGETAFKAMMESFGWARRPMLERIHLIRKDVPITMIYGANTWIDTSTGEKVKLRRPGSYVRDVEIEGASHHVYADQPHIFNSVVEEICESVD; translated from the exons ATGTCTCAGCTGAAGAATGTGGAAGCCAGGATCCTACAGT GTCTCCAGAATAAGTTCTTGGCCCGTTATGTGTCCCTCCCAAATCATAACAAGATCTGGACCGTTACAGTGAGCCCAGAGTTGGAGGATCGCACGCCCTTGGTGATGGTGCATGGTTTTGGGGGTGGCGTGGGTCTCTGGATCTTAAACATGGATTCACTGAGTACTCGACGTACAGTGCACACCTTCGACCTGCTGGGCTTTGGGAGAAGTTCACGGCCAATATTTCCCCGTGATGCCCAAGGTGCTGAGGATGAGTTTGTGACCTCTATAGAGACCTGGCGAGAGACCATGGGTATCCCCAACATGATTCTCCTAGGACACAGCTTAGGAGGATTCCTCGCCACATCTTACTCTATCAAATATCCTGAAAG AGTCAAGCATCTCATCTTAGTGGACCCCTGGGGTTTCCCCCTCCGACCTACCGACCCCAGTGAAATCCGGGCACCTCCAACCTGGGTTAAGGCTCTCGTCTCTGTCCTGGGACGTTCTAATCCTTTAGCTGTCTTGAGAGTGGCTGGACCCTGGG GGCCTGGCCTAATACAACGATTTCGTCCTGATTTTAAACGAAAATTTGCTGATTTCTTTGATGATGACACAATATCAGAGTATATCTACCACTGTAATGCCCAGAATCCTAG TGGGGAAACAGCATTCAAGGCCATGATGGAGTCCTTTGGCTGGGCCCGGCGCCCCATGCTAGAGCGAATCCACCTAATTCGGAAAGATGTGCCCATCACCATGATTTATGGAGCTAATACCTGGATAGACACCAGCACTGGAGAGAAAGTAAAACTTAGGAGGCCAGGCTCCTATGTCCGAGATGTG GAGATTGAGGGTGCCTCACACCATGTCTATGCAGACCAACCACACATCTTCAATTCTGTGGTGGAAGAGATCTGTGAATCTGTGGACTGA